Proteins found in one Epinephelus fuscoguttatus linkage group LG4, E.fuscoguttatus.final_Chr_v1 genomic segment:
- the lg4h15orf40 gene encoding UPF0235 protein C15orf40 homolog, with protein MFSRSGLSIILTRLSESVQSFKAVTLNRLSDVVPVLSRPLTVLSRCRLPPLPGAHRLASSSRNRPMPKKEKAVKGRPAASVAAEAEASCPVARDKSGAVTITVHAKPGSKHSGITEVSAEAVGVAIAAPPTDGEANTELIRFLAEVLELKKSHISLDKGSRSRDKLIRVDSSLSPEEVLRRLRQAAG; from the exons ATGTTTTCCCGGTCAGGTTTATCTATAATTCTTACACGGTTATCTGAATCTGTTCAGTCGTTCAAAGCTGTGACGTTAAACCGTTTATCTGACGTCGTCCCGGTGCTCAGCCGCCCGTTAACCGTCCTCTCCCGGTGCAGACTGCCTCCTCTGCCCGGTGCTCACCGGTTAGCAAGTTCCTCCAGAAACAGACCAATGCCCAAAAAAGAGAAAGCG GTGAAAGGACGGCCGGCTGCCAGTGtagcagcagaggcagaagcTTCCTGTCCAGTGGCTCGAGACAAAAGTGGAGCCGTCACCATAACGGTGCACGCCAAGCCCGGCTCCAAACACAGCGGCATCACAG AGGTTTCTGCAGAGGCGGTGGGAGTTGCCATCGCAGCCCCTCCAACAGACGGAGAAGCGAACACAGAGCTTATACGCTTCCTGGCTGAAGTTCTGGAGCTGAAGAAAAGTCACATCTCTCTTGACAAG GGCTCCAGGTCCAGAGACAAACTCATCAGAGTGGACTCCTCTCTTAGTCCGGAGGAGGTGTTGAGGAGGCTTAGACAGGCTGCAGGCTga